Proteins co-encoded in one Nematostella vectensis chromosome 15, jaNemVect1.1, whole genome shotgun sequence genomic window:
- the LOC5522207 gene encoding uncharacterized protein LOC5522207 — translation MSIRTVISLLVFVGGLCVAVGSIWETAGRGRSPFSYLHRIPSRKETAMKIARDFLGFDAEAHALRRARRSLDDDTAGSRSKRQMPLDQYNVVYMVDSSNSVRKRGFNREKVALRLLTEKALPGTVYSTITFSTEAEISFRYANRSQAIEKLNDLPYMAGKTNTQLALNLAEMIFFNNTLGPLRPGRRRILIFTDGQSNVKEQMTLYRAFRLKKRGVEIYVVAVGKYLYGMHEIIGLATSSSHHLYRVRSMKDFVKIVQLIPRFEEFLYHNSEGRDFEYIHFPTPKP, via the exons ATGAGTATTCGTACGGTGATCTCCCTTCTCGTGTTCGTTGGTGGGTTATGTGTTGCGGTTGGTAGCATTTGGGAAACTGCCGGAAGAGGAAGAAGTCCTTTTAGCT ATCTTCACCGCATTCCAAGCAGAAAGGAGACAGCAATGAAAATTGCACGAGACTTTCTCGGGTTCGACGCTGAGGCGCATGCTCTACGCCGAGCCAGGCGATCGCTGGACGACGATACCGCAGGCTCTCGTTCGAAAAGGCAAATGCCGCTGGATCAATATAACGTCGTCTACATGGTGGACTCCTCGAACTCTGTGCGCAAGCGAGGTTTTAACCGTGAGAAGGTGGCCTTACGTCTGCTGACGGAAAAAGCTCTACCTGGCACTGTATACAGCACGATCACATTCTCAACAGAGGCGGAAATCAGTTTCAGATACGCGAACAGATCACAAGCTATTGAGAAGCTTAACGACCTGCCTTACATGGCCGGTAAGACAAATACACAGCTGGCATTGAATCTCGCTGAGATGATCTTCTTTAACAACACATTGGGGCCTCTTAGACCCGGGCGGAGACGGATTTTGATTTTCACGGATGGTCAGTCGAACGTGAAGGAGCAGATGACACTGTATCGCGCATTCCGGCTGAAGAAACGTGGCGTGGAAATCTACGTTGTGGCAGTGGGGAAGTATCTTTACGGTATGCACGAGATCATTGGGTTAGCAACGTCGTCAAGTCACCATCTTTATCGAGTGCGGAGCATGAAGGACTTTGTCAAAATCGTCCAACTCATTCCGAGATTTGAAGAGTTCTTGTATCATAACAGCGAGGGCAGGGACTTTGAATACATTCATTTCCCAACACCGAAACCATAG
- the LOC5522321 gene encoding cuticlin-6, which translates to MTLFYALILIGGVMQCSAHALTVEQLDKQIERKVNALTPPQSSQTIAHKLMSNFLGYDDTDEPSRRIRRGSENLVRARRKSESYNVVYLIDSSNSLGQRNFTIALNALKLLTSKSRPGTRFAAITFADTARISFPFTTRKEAYRQLSKVPFIAGTTNTQEALNLAQRELFGKKNSGATPGAIGRVLIITDGLSNVQRNLTLFNAYKLKMAGPEIYVVAVGQYLYGLHELVGLASSTENHLFRAQSMRGLEGAVRLIPKPSMYRKYYKHRN; encoded by the exons ATGACATTATTTTATGCCTTGATTCTGATTGGTGGGGTGATGCAATGCAGTGCGCATGCTCTGACAGTAGAGCAGCTGGACAAACAGATTGAGCGCAAAGTCAATG CTCTCACACCGCCTCAGTCTAGCCAAACTATTGCTCACAAACTCATGTCCAACTTTCTTGGTTATGACGACACCGACGAACCATCGAGGCGAATCCGACGTGGGTCGGAAAACCTCGTGCGGGCTCGACGGAAGTCGGAAAGCTATAACGTGGTTTATCTGATTGACTCGTCCAACTCGCTTGGTCAGCGAAACTTCACGATTGCACTCAACGCGCTCAAACTGTTGACTAGCAAGTCCAGGCCGGGGACGCGGTTTGCGGCGATCACCTTTGCGGACACCGCTAGGATCAGCTTTCCTTTCACAACAAG GAAGGAAGCGTACCGCCAGCTCAGCAAGGTCCCGTTCATCGCAGGCACTACCAACACCCAAGAAGCTTTAAATCTCGCACAGCGAGAACTcttcggcaaaaaaaactccGGAGCTACCCCGGGAGCCATCGGACGGGTATTGATCATTACCGATGGATTATCGAATGTGCAGAGAAACCTTACGCTGTTCAACGCTTATAAGCTAAAGATGGCGGGTCCGGAGATCTACGTGGTGGCTGTTGGGCAATACTTGTACGGCTTACATGAGCTCGTCGGGCTGGCTTCGTCAACAGAAAATCACCTCTTCAGGGCGCAAAGCATGAGGGGATTGGAAGGTGCGGTGAGGCTTATACCTAAACCAAGCATGTACCGAAAGTACTACAAACACAGGAACTAA